AGTAACCAGGAAATCTTTGAGCTATGATAATATAAGAAAGATCATAAATATACCATTAGGAAAAGAAGACATCATGGCTAATCAAACATCAATCGAGTATCTAAGCCTCATCTCAAATTAGTTAGAGTCAACTTATGAGTCACTAGTGCGCATTCCACTTTATACACTGAAGAGGACTCATCAACCTATTGCAACTCTTCTTAGTTTTCCGGACTTGGGACTGGCTATACTTTGTGAAGCAACCATGATTTATAGTAACTTAGAATATGGAATTTCTCAAGCTGTCATTAATCTGTTAATTACAAGTATCTTTCAGCTAGATTATAGCGCAAGAGAAGGAATGATTATATATGGTAGTGCCGTCCTTCTATTTCATGTTCTTACTTGAAGAGGACAACCCGAAAGTGTCGCATGGCTGGAAACATTAGTATGAGACCTTGAATCACATACGATATTGCGACCATTGTGACCATCTTGTATCCGCACTTGTTCCATTGAAATAATAGTTAGATCAAGCCATGTGATTAGATAGTGTTCAAAAGAGTTTgtggtatttttatttttttttattttttttgatgaCCGAGAAATCCGTCTGGGGCCGATCCTTTGGACCAACCGCAGCCTTCGAAACTTGGTGGATAATGGGCCggcccctctacccttctccacttaactACCAGGCTTTGCTTTGCATGGTGTGGGGGCTTAAACCTGTGACCTAAGACACAAATCCACCACCCTTTGCCACTTGAGCTAGGCCCTGGTGGGTGATTTGTGGTATTTTTATTAGTCTTGCTGTTGAGAATACGAAGCATGATccagaaatttattttttttgttattattttcatttGTGTTCCTTATGTTAGTGCTTACTGATTTTTTTTTACACTACTAATCAAGGTATCTACCATGGCTCCTCTTAAAGAAGATGCTGGATTCCCCAAGAAAAGTCTTCTGGCCTAGAAAAGAAGATGCCTGATTCCCCCCAAGACAGGTCTTTTGCAACAAATGCTAAAAACTCGTCGTCCAAGGTTAATGAAATCCAAATCCTAAATGGTATGAGTGGCTCTTCATTCGGTAAAATAATGAAATACTTTAGACACTTAATTCTATGGAAGATTCTTTAAAGATCTTTTCTAGCACTGTACCATATTAATTCCATATCCACTTTCCCTTTATAAGGCCTGCCAAATAGTCGCTATAGCCACAAAGTATCATGTAACTCTGCAACAGTTTCGAATAATCAAACTGTTACTGATTGGATAAGGAATGACAATCTTAATTTCTTTGCATACAATTTCATCATAATAAAGCAAAACTGGCAATGAAATAGTAATGATAGCACTAAAGTGCTTACAGATCCCCAACAAAGCACCACTTGTTTTACGACACAAACAAATAATCATTCAGCCACAATCTTCTTTTACTTGGCAAGTTCTTAAGTTATTTATGACGGTAATGCAGAGAGATATACTAGAGAATAAATAGGCAAGAGTTTTGCATCATACAACACTACCAGTGCAGATAAATAAAAATAAGAGAAATGAAAGGAAACCTTGAATTGATTTTGTCAAGTCCAAGAACCAACGGAACTAAGAAAAGAACAGGTATCCAGTCAGCTTCGCCTTTTGACAAGTCAGAACAATGCCTGACAATGTCCTCAACACAGAGCACCGGTGCTCCGCCTCTTTCGCCATCTTCATCCCCAGATACAACATAGATAGACATGAGAGAAGACATGTCAGCATTCCCCATTTCTTCTCTCTTGCTTCGTGCTAATGTTTCCCAAGTGCGACACATTGCATATGGGCCCACCCATGATCCAGGAGAAAGACCATATGTCTTCCCGGCTTGAAGGAGATTGTGAATAGAGCAAGCTGACTCCTCTGAATCACCAAAAAGGTGCAATATCTCAACATACTTTTGGTCATGCGGCTGCACGATGAGATAACATGATAAGTTCTCAAGCTAAAACAATATACGTATGAGATGAGAATCTGAtctttttcttgtcttttttctTATATATAAGAGATACGAGATGAGAACCTGACTGTGCAATATCGTGGTTTTAAATTGGAAATTGAGCATTTTAACAACTGAAAGTACTGCAGTGTTTTGACTTTCGAGTACCTTGTCCAAAGATTTTCTCCAAGATCTTCCTAATCGATGAAGAAGTAGAGCCTATAAATACAGGAATCATCAACATCACTACAGCAGACAGAGTAAGCATTGGAAActcagaagaagaaaaaaacgaAAGATAAAAAAGGCAGCCGGTGCATGAAGCATCCCACGTTCCGCAAGGTCCGTGGAAGGGCCACACCTCAACGGGTGTGATACACAAACTTTAGTGGTTGATAccacggctcgaacccatgacctataggtcacggagATAACTTTACCGTTGCTTCAAGGCTCCCCTTCGAAAAGGGGAGCCTAGTGCGTAAGCTCCCGTTATGTACGGCGAAAGGGTCACCACACCGGGTCTTATGTACGGCTACGCTGCCTTGCTTTTGCAGGAGGCTGTTTCCGCGAATTGAACCCGTGACCTCATGATCACACGGCAGCAACTTTTACCATTGCGCCAAAGCAAGATTATAAAGATTTTAGCTAACTTATAgcaagaaagaaaaggaattttgcCAGGTAATAAACCTGAGCAACAAGCATCTGACTGCTCCTAAGCATGCAACCCCAATTAACATCACTGGTATACTTAGAATCTCCAATAGGAGGAAACCCTGTAATTACATTCAACCAAATAACCAAAATTCACTATCACACCAAATCAAAATTCTAATCAGATCAaacaaaataagaataaaaaaaagattaAAACTTTAACTACCTTTTCGATATGTAACAAGAATCCTAGATGAGAAATCATCAACAAAAGCAGAAAAACCTTCACTTTGAGTTGGTTCAATGGATGGATCATCATCTTGAACAACTTTATAACAAACACCTAAAAGCCAAATATCACTTTTAGAGCCATTAGGAATCCCAGTTTTATTAATCCCAAAAATCCTCCTCATTGAGCCACTATTCATCATTCTTTTCACAGCACTAGTCCAATTAATACCAATACCATTATAATACTTCTTTGAACTTAAGTCACCTTTTTTTAAACACCCTTTTGGCTCAGTATCAAAGATTGAAAAAGGAGAAACCAAAAAACCAGACCAAACAGAAGATTTTTTGTTACTGCTTGGTCCTGGTTCTGGTTCTGAAGAAACTAAAGAACCAAGATTTTTTCTTGGAGAATCTGAATCAGACGAACTTTTACTAAATTGGGTTTTTTTAGGCATCAAAGATTATATTTTTGATTCATGACACATGGTATAAAAGAGCTAAAACTTGGCAAAACTGGCAATTTTTTGTCTGTTTTTGACAAGTTTGATGGTTTTAAGAATGATAGTTTTATCTGGGGTTTTGAGATTTGGAGAAAAGATTCGGGCTTTATGGGATTTAGGATTTTACATGGTACGAATATATAGAATTGGCaaatttttttggctatttttgagagatttttggGGTTGTTGGGATTGAAAATTTGATCTGGGGTAGTGAGATTTGAAGAAAAGATTGTCAATTTATTGGATTTTGGGTGCCAATGATTGGGAATTTGGAGGAAATTTGGAGTGTGGTGAGGTCAAAACTTAGGAGAAAGTGGCGTTACGAAATTGAGTTGGATGAGGAAAGAACAGATTTGAGGAAAAGAAATAAGTTACTATATTGTATGAAATTTATATTCCAGAGAGGTATGCGTTGTAATTGTTTGTACATAGTGCAGTAATATATGTACATTGGTGAGGTAAGAAGAAACTAAGATAAAATGATATAAATAGTCCCTTGTGTTTGAGAGTAAGTTAAAAGTAGTCTCTTAAATATGCACTAAGCAATTTTGATCCTTTAAGTTTTCCAACTTCATCAAATACTTAACAGACTTTATTTGTTAGTTTTGATGAAAACTATGGGGGGAGGGGGCGGAGAGGGGAGTGTAAATTAGCCAGAACTATTTAAAGGCACAATTTTTGTAATTTCTACTATTTTAGACCAATTTTTAGAGTTTGGTGTAGTTTTTTGAGGTATACTTTTAGCTTTTGGGGTATTTAGTATagtttttgtttggtattttatAGGATTCGGTATAACTAGAAATTCATAAGAGAAGAAGAATCGTAGCGTAGGGTCGACATAAACTATCGATTAAAATAGTCTAATGAGAAAACATTTGTTCACGTTCTACGCCACATCAATCTGTTATGGCTCGACTCTCTTCCTTAGCAGTGTAGGATTCTCCGGGCAGCCTGCGTGGATCAGTACATTAGTTAGACTTCCTTCTTACCATTTAGCTATTTTCTCCATCGAGAAGGAGATCGAGGACAGGTTGGAAGCTTCTTCCTTCTAAGGACTTTCTCCGAGATTTTTCTGGTGTTTAAGATTGAatcttatttttcatattttttgtcaaattaaataatgaaaaaattattaaatCCGAGACCAAAAAAACTGTTTAGTACATACACTTAGAGCTTTATTTATGCCATGTTGTTTTGTTCATTTCAGTTATCTTACTTTTTTGTTGTTACTATTGAAGTCTAATTCTTCTTTTTACTCTCTTTCTTCTTCTACGCCCCTCCTccacctccacctcctcctcctcctcctcctccttcttcttcttcttcttcttcctttattttctttactttattttgagccgagggtctaccaAAAACAACATTTCTACCGTTATTAGGTAGGGTAAGATCTATGTAAACACTACCCTCTCCATACCCTACTTATAGTACTAAATTGgctttattgttgttgttgcataCCTAAGGTAGTACtctaacaacttgtttggatgggtTGGCacatattgtattgtatcgtattgttactttaaatacaatatttgtttttATTGTTACTTAAaatttattgtatcgtattgttaaatcTATCGTTACGTAACGACAAATAGTGTCACTCAATGGAACGACAGATTTGGTGTGGTGGCGTCGTTTCCTTACTATTTTCtctcatcatgcccttctttattattacataatcatattttatcatttatcctacttttttatataataattctattTTGTATCCTATCTTTTCTtagtaatattgcaagtttattcttcatattgttagTGCGTGACATCATGAAATGACGTCAAACAATACAATATTTTCAAACGTTGTATTTATTAAACAATACAATATGATACGTTGTGAAACAATATATAACAAcaatccaaacaagttgtaagcGTACCTCAAACATAAAGGACcattgtttattatttttttgatttgttCGGCCCATTTTAGTTGGATAGAAGAAAAGCCCAATATTTTGTTATGGAATACTTGTTCAATGATGCAATGCAATAGAAACTAACGAGAATAGTCAATCTAGGAGCTCAAGCTCGAAGAAGGTGATGGTTATATCAAGATTTATCAAGAAAACAGCTCAATGAGAAGAGAAATTTAGAAAGAATAGAAATGTATTATCTTCAAAAGTGATTCATCAATTACATGTATATCAACTATATATGCTAGGCTGAAGATTCTAGAAGATTGTTACTacctccgttttaatttatgtgaacatgtGTTTGACTAggtacgaagtttaagaaaaattgaagacttttgaaatttgtggtcttaaatAAGTCAAAAAGGGGTCAAGAatttttatgtggttataaaagcttctcaataagggtataattgtaagtttaaactaaattatttccaaatttagaaaaggggtcattctttttggaacgaaccaaaaagaaaataggttcacataaattggaacggataGAGTATTAGCTAACAATTTGTAACTAACTCTAACCAACTGTAAGTAACATAACTAATTATTGCCACGTCAGCCGCCAACTAAGCTTCATTGTTACTGCATTTTAGTTCTTAACTTGATTTCTTCTCTTTAATTGCTTGATTTTCTCTCCTTGGTTGCTTATCTCCTTTACTTGTATCAATACCCTTCCCTAAAGGAaattcttgtcctcaaggattgAAAGAGGGAAACCTTGTTTGTAGCTCTTGAAGATACTCCCAAGTGGCATGATCAGCATTAAGCCCTCCCCATTTGACCTTAACTTGGAAAACAACTTTATTACCATGTTTGACTAACCTCTTTTCTAAGATGGATTCTGGTTGAAGGGCAGTAGGGGCTGGACAAATGGAGTATAAGAGGatggtgataactagggattctagcctaTTATATGCTTCTTTTTGCTTAGGTTTGGATTAAAAATATGTGCAAATATTCCCAAAAGTTAACTTAGTGTGCTTGTTTGCaatgtttggtcaaaaagagacaaggaAGTCATAACcatctcaaaaaggagtgaaacctgcacaagttcaaagttgATATCAAAGGGCGCTGACAGAGAGAAATAGCAGCAAACGCGAGGGTTCTACCGCTGAGGCGGTCCTGATGCCGCTCTCAGCGGTTTGAGGATTCAGAGAGTGTTTCTGAAGCTTAACAGTCATCGCTGCCCGCGATCATATTTCGCAGCCGCGGTTGAAGGAGCGCTGAGGCGGGTGTTTTTACGCTCCCAGCGGACTCAAGTTCAGAACTAGCTAAAAAGAGAAGAATCATGGTCCGAGCTTGATTTTGCACGGTCGCGGTAGTCATAGCGTTGAGGCGACCTATTTTTCGCTGTCATCAGAATCTCCGTAGGGGCAATTTTATCTGGAAAATTTAGCTttgtataaatagttcttttttagatttttagggtATTAGTTGTTTTGTAGAGCACGTGAACTGCTGTTTTTATctttttagagtaattttagaacatctttagcaattaatcttagattttactcttgtaattactttttatggcttatatttcatctccatcttcgATTTCTtatttgattatgagtagctaaactcattagttagggttgtgacccaacctgtaacaccccgtaaattcgACTTAGGTATGAATGTTTTAAAtgagtagtaaggttatattttggaCATGTGAAGTTCTATTGGTATGATTATGGATGGAAATAGTTATTTTAGAATCAAGACGAAGAGTGGGGTGTACAAGATTCGATAAAATCTACGAAGTTTGCAGAGGGTCAGTCTTGCAGGAGGTTTAGTGAAATACTTGTAAGGTATTTGGGAAAACgcaaaacacaaaagttgtaggcctttgaaatatctTTCCAAAGATATATTATGGAGCTCAAACGGATCTCTGTGCCAAAAAGTTATGCGCATTTTATAGAACAGTGTGCAATATGCATGCCTTGAGCGCACCCCAAGCGTGGCCGCGCTCCTGAGGCAGTTTCACTGCCATTTTGCGCGGTCAGCCCATAGGTGCACGGGGGCACTCATGGGGGGTCATTTTAAAGCCCTACTTCGTCCCCCACACCCCCAAAACACAAAAACCTTGCTTTAGAGAGGGgagctctcaaaaacctaactttTCAAGGGTCCCTCCACAActcaaggtaagttctaatggtgattcttagttaatttcaatttcccaacatcttattaacatgggtaaaccttgcatatcattagatattgggacatcattgttgagagaagaaaccctagaactcgaattcaagaagattgaacgtcaagaaggtaatatcttcatcctctaattgattctagcattggattaatgattatagactctagttcatgagatatgagttaaTGGATTtaatagaaaagcatgaacagaTTATAGATTTGGGTTGttaattgttgattattggttaaggatattgtttaccttatgggtgataaagaatgatgttgattgtaaccatttgagactttaaaaTTTATCTAGGATCAAGAGAATGGGTTATAGAGACACCactaataaggactatgaagctttatgccaccaagtgtttgagaaaatacctaagtaaccaaaacatgagtgttattgctaatatggaatccctttgacttgtattgatatagattgaagttgaaaCGGTTGAcgaatgttgtattacgctcaagatcaggaagttaaggtatgtgaggctaactctctatgtttgggaatgttaatgattctccctacactatgtTTCTTTTACCATGTTattaattgcctcagaaatatagttaagcctagttccttgaatagttgtagaacttatATTTTCTagtttcataactcgttcatgaccttcattctgaacgttgtgagctcatttcgtattcaatatagacttgggtttgatatCCTTGagtctcagtatagcttactcagcatgtcataaacagttgaagtttcaatgttcataatcagttcaagaatacatgtctcagtctagtcctattcagtattctagTATTATATAACTTAGTGTGATTTAGcatttcagtatcatgtattgcagtatgattcttagttcctgattttaaattcctgaatgttggACATctatatttgggcctgaggccgcaacTTATGCTTTATGTATCTTTGGGCATGaggccgtagttatgtatacgtatacttgggcccgagactgtagttgtgcacatatatattagGCCTAAGGCCACAGTTTATTTATTcggataaacaggttgttcatcaatcagaagagggagtattcatatccttacttcttTTGTTCAGTTGAGTTATCTGTTATCATTTCAGCTATCAGTTATTAATTTAGTTATcaattatcatttcagtttcactTTCAAtaattatcatttcagttatcaattatcaattatcaattatcAGCTCAGTATCAGTTTCGGCATTTATAATTCATTCTTTCAGTTGTTTTGCATACCAATGCAATTTAAATATACTGATATCCCTTTTACCTGGGGCTTGTatctcacgatgcaggtaatAATTTACATGTTGATAATTTAGAGCGTTAGGACTCTCGTATCAGctgtttggtgatccccagttctttcggggaaTTATAATTATCGTATAGTCTTCAGTATTTTGAGACAATcaatgttttcagtacttcattagaggcttcatagactagagtaacagttagacagagtctcaggcttttcatgttaagctatgttggctacaaatatgtttcagaattgtattagtattttcgcactttgatttatatcatccagactttcagtatattagcatgtgttagtttatcttccgtatTCCGTATGtcatgatatcacatgttgattcagccagccagttggttcgctcggtcacatgtagtcaggcaccgagtgtcgtgttatgtccaagcccaggttcggggcgtgacaaagcttggtatcagagcactaggttcaagagtcTTAGGGAGTTTATAAAGCCGTgtccagtggagtttcctttatatgtgtgtgccgaccactcatataaacggttaactaccaagacatcgaGGATTATCTCATTTCTTTATACTCTAGATTGTGCCATGAAGCTTAGAGCAATAGTTAACCTTTTCTTCCTATCGAACTCCAAACGTATCGAATGCCCAAACGACGTGCGGGAAAAAACTCAAGTTCTTAGAGAAGATGATTCCCATTGGGGTATAAGTTGGTAACAAATGAGAATGAGATGATGTtaaaagtgggatgcaatggGTAGTAGTacagattagagcataaccttatcagaaagtacaaaagaaattatcatgtcttatggttatcagttatacagtctttcagttagcaagtttGTGGTTATTCAGAATGCCAGTATTCAGATATATGTTTACCAAATATCCAATTTTTAATGTATCAAATTTTCTGGTGAGTATACAGTAATGCCTATGGGTGCTAAAAGAAAAAGTAAGTAATAGTGATTATAGAGAAACCTTCACATATTTTAGGTCTGGATTAAGACCAAGACTCACCGGATGGCGCAGGAGGTGATCTATTAGATGATGGTATACTTTGAAGGATAAGTTTGTACATGGTAGTGTATTTATATGTGTTTTACCTCCTAGAACAACTTCATTTAATTCTTGGAAatggagccacaagttggatgatgatagttcaGATGTCAGACCCCAACATTGGTCACCATAGCTTTAGacagaaaagagcctaagggtaaaatacctaggagtcaaaaacgtttgttattaccaaagatgtgattttgtacaactcatgcaaatgactagaagatatgatgtatgcaatgagaACCAAGAGCAGCCAATAGTGAATTTCAGGGAACAATTTTAAGTTGTTCATATTTATTTAAATTAGAACTAGAAGTACCATGTTAGTAAGTTATTATAAGAAGCAGCTATTGATGTAAGATAAAGATATGGCAATTCCCCCTTAGATTATGTGACTAAGTGATTACCGCAGATgtttatagtatgatatgattttgtattatataaaaagtttggggttagatattcAAATTTCGTTTATGGCAGATGAATTCCCTAAGGGTGATCCATGCACATagtttagaaggaaaaaaagaagatagTGTGCAAAaaaagaatatggtcagatgatgaggg
The Nicotiana sylvestris chromosome 11, ASM39365v2, whole genome shotgun sequence DNA segment above includes these coding regions:
- the LOC104213598 gene encoding cysteine protease ATG4-like isoform X1 — its product is MPKKTQFSKSSSDSDSPRKNLGSLVSSEPEPGPSSNKKSSVWSGFLVSPFSIFDTEPKGCLKKGDLSSKKYYNGIGINWTSAVKRMMNSGSMRRIFGINKTGIPNGSKSDIWLLGVCYKVVQDDDPSIEPTQSEGFSAFVDDFSSRILVTYRKGFPPIGDSKYTSDVNWGCMLRSSQMLVAQALLLHRLGRSWRKSLDKVLESQNTAVLSVVKMLNFQFKTTILHSQPHDQKYVEILHLFGDSEESACSIHNLLQAGKTYGLSPGSWVGPYAMCRTWETLARSKREEMGNADMSSLMSIYVVSGDEDGERGGAPVLCVEDIVRHCSDLSKGEADWIPVLFLVPLVLGLDKINSRYLPLLAATFSFPQSLGILGGRPGASTYIVGVQDDQAFYLDPHEVQPVVDIKTDKLDIDTSSYHCNTVRHFPLDSIDPSLAIGFYCRDKSDFDDFCIRASKLVDQSNGAPLFTITETRSPATSVEYNDRVTSNSGVPELDSFDAVGPGESDGSRPEDEWQLL
- the LOC104213598 gene encoding cysteine protease ATG4-like isoform X2 encodes the protein MPKKTQFSKSSSDSDSPRKNLGSLVSSEPEPGPSSNKKSSVWSGFLVSPFSIFDTEPKGCLKKGDLSSKKYYNGIGINWTSAVKRMMNSGSMRRIFGINKTGIPNGSKSDIWLLGVCYKVVQDDDPSIEPTQSEGFSAFVDDFSSRILVTYRKGFPPIGDSKYTSDVNWGCMLRSSQMLVAQALLLHRLGRSWRKSLDKPHDQKYVEILHLFGDSEESACSIHNLLQAGKTYGLSPGSWVGPYAMCRTWETLARSKREEMGNADMSSLMSIYVVSGDEDGERGGAPVLCVEDIVRHCSDLSKGEADWIPVLFLVPLVLGLDKINSRYLPLLAATFSFPQSLGILGGRPGASTYIVGVQDDQAFYLDPHEVQPVVDIKTDKLDIDTSSYHCNTVRHFPLDSIDPSLAIGFYCRDKSDFDDFCIRASKLVDQSNGAPLFTITETRSPATSVEYNDRVTSNSGVPELDSFDAVGPGESDGSRPEDEWQLL